From Cucumis melo cultivar AY chromosome 1, USDA_Cmelo_AY_1.0, whole genome shotgun sequence, a single genomic window includes:
- the LOC103492651 gene encoding F-box/kelch-repeat protein SKIP30-like, giving the protein MSSLIEGLPRDVALRCLAFVPFYLHPTLEQVCRSWRDAICSGEIYRVRHECGKAEDLLFVCCHDEENKWQFYDPIENFWVTLPELPGGRKHYFGVVSTYQKLFILGGLLINPIDPSADEDFSCNEVWSFNPMTRKWSIQAPMHEARSLFACGVLDGMIIVVGGMNKKFEATPKAEMYDPVKDVWTQLPDLPRICDSGICMGVVVGRKMHFIYKGLPIVQTFDTVEWKWTVEDYNWFSHIWLMTADRDRIYIMSQGYIFLQIGLDSKVVISADQFHLNDGMGMICFRGELYVIGGTLYTDHDYEYLSDVHVLTLSSDFRTCWIDIAPMSRGYGSVLGCAALRV; this is encoded by the coding sequence ATGTCTAGCCTGATTGAAGGTCTTCCTCGTGACGTTGCCCTTAGATGCCTTGCTTTTGTTCCATTTTACCTCCACCCCACGTTGGAGCAAGTTTGCCGTTCGTGGAGAGATGCCATTTGTAGTGGCGAAATTTATAGAGTTCGACATGAGTGTGGTAAGGCGGAGGATTTGCTATTCGTATGCTGTCATGATGAAGAAAATAAATGGCAGTTTTATGACCCTATTGAAAACTTTTGGGTCACCCTCCCTGAACTTCCAGGGGGAAGAAAGCATTATTTTGGTGTTGTCTCCACTTATCAAAAGCTGTTTATTCTTGGTGGTCTCTTGATAAATCCTATTGATCCATCAGCCGATGAAGATTTTTCATGCAACGAGGTATGGTCTTTTAACCCTATGACTCGAAAATGGTCAATACAAGCACCAATGCACGAGGCACGTTCATTGTTTGCTTGTGGTGTTTTGGATGGAATGATCATTGTTGTAGGTGGCATGAATAAAAAATTCGAAGCAACTCCGAAGGCAGAAATGTATGATCCTGTGAAGGATGTTTGGACTCAATTGCCTGATCTGCCTCGAATCTGTGATTCGGGCATTTGTATGGGAGTAGTAGTTGGAAGAAAAATGCACTTCATATACAAAGGATTGCCCATAGTTCAAACATTTGATACTGTGGAGTGGAAGTGGACAGTTGAGGATTACAATTGGTTTTCCCACATCTGGTTGATGACTGCTGATAGAGATAGAATCTACATCATGAGCCAAGGATATATCTTCCTGCAGATTGGACTAGACAGCAAAGTTGTTATTTCAGCAGATCAGTTTCATCTGAATGATGGGATGGGGATGATTTGTTTCAGAGGAGAACTGTATGTGATTGGAGGAACACTTTACACCGACCACGATTATGAATATCTGTCTGACGTGCATGTTCTTACACTGAGCAGCGATTTCAGAACATGCTGGATTGATATTGCTCCAATGAGTCGAGGATATGGAAGTGTTCTTGGTTGTGCAGCCTTGAGGGTTTAA
- the LOC103503283 gene encoding FCS-Like Zinc finger 8-like, with protein MLRNRSRAVSGKQALMADSQISRFSSYSYTKPLENSLFGSPKYKAFSPTKQAIDDHTSVISPTSVLDSNNKSFFSLQNPFIKLPNPKVIAKTTKISQEIISGPKKPIGLALIEDKNDDSKPTKSVIFSAKLRLQIPPPDSTVDGGGNHNNNNNDNIGTLMTVKEMEVCEEYTCVKRHGPNAKITHIFDNFVVKTLVDDYCHYGSSCNFSMADRRKKKKMNNNDFLRFCYTCKNDLQLTNDIYIYRGEKGFCSHECRNQEMLLDEEDEDSS; from the exons atgTTGAGGAATAGATCTAGAGCTGTAAGTGGAAAACAAGCATTAATGGCTGATAGTCAAATCTCAAGATTTTCTTCTTATTCATATACAAAACCACTTGAAAATTCCTTGTTTGGATCACCAAAATACAAAGCTTTTTCACCAACGAAACAAGCAATTGATGATCATACTTCTGTTATTAGCCCAACTTCTGTTCTTGATTCCAACAATAAATCCTTTTTCTCTTTACAAAATCCCTTCATCAAATTACCAAATCCCAAAGTTATTGCCAAAACTACCAAAATTTCCCAAGAAATAATTTCAGGCCCAAAAAAGCCCATTGGGCTTGCTTTGATTGAGGACAAAAATGATGATTCCAAGCCCACCAAGAGTGTGATTTTTAGTGCTAAACTTCGTTTACAAATCCCTCCACCGGATTCCACAGTGGACGGCGGCggtaatcataataataataataatgataatattgGGACGTTGATGACAGTGAAGGAGATGGAGGTTTGTGAAGAGTATACTTGTGTTAAAAGACATGGGCCTAATGCTAAAATCACTcatatttttgataattttgtgGTTAAAACCTTGGTTGATGATTATTGTCATTATGGTTCTTCTTGTAATTTTTCTATGGCGGATcggagaaagaagaagaagatgaacaacAATGACTTTCttagattttgttatacttGCAAGAATGATCTTCAACTCACCAATGATATCTATATTTACAG AGGTGAAAAAGGTTTTTGTAGCCATGAATGTCGCAACCAAGAAATGCTTttggatgaagaagatgaagattcATCTTGA
- the LOC103492652 gene encoding uncharacterized protein LOC103492652 — MEETPVEEGDTNKDVEVAPALIALHPTENSVAVAVGSDLRVFDLVGNCAVFLVDESGVPYHKDSIRTICYGSKGQLFVSAGDDKTVKIWSTESWRCIYNVVSEKRVSAAAISSNGLHVCFADKFGVIWVVDLDGGVDGNQPLVSKKAMSLLSHYCSIITSLKFSLDGRFLVSADRDFKIRVTTFPTKPVNEAHEIQSFCLGHTDFVSCIAFISNLECSHGFLISGSGDSTVRLWDILCGSLLDTCDIGDKVELLDSKEREGCHSAVTSLCTIADGALVAVAVQSLHGIILLNCDLSNHTLSVVKVVSISEETFIPTSLSTSCSTGYLWMVTGVSSLHNLGHSSLARVKVMSGFNKDNYTANDVSVVEDDAIPGETKLLEKLQGGVTFDDKVFLAAAEAVKTAMSNLLTKKQYSMEKRDFRKRTRNDRKLKQ; from the exons ATGGAAGAAACGCCGGTAGAAGAAGGAGATACCAACAAAGATGTTGAGGTTGCTCCGGCCTTAATTGCACTTCACCCAACCGAGAATTCTGTTGCCGTCGCCGTTGGCTCCGACCTGCGTGTATTCGATCTTGT AGGTAATTGTGCGGTTTTTTTGGTTGATGAATCTGGGGTACCGTATCATAAAGACTCCATTAGAACGATTTGTTATGGTTCGAAAGGGCAGCTTTTTGTGTCTGCTGGTGATGACAAGACTGTTAAGATTTGGTCTACTGAGTCTTGGCGCTGTATTTATAATGt GGTTTCTGAAAAACGGGTGAGTGCAGCTGCCATTAGCTCCAATGGTCTGCACGTTTGTTTTGCCGACAAGTTTGGGGTTATCTGGGTTGTGGATCTTGATGGAGGAGTTGATGGAAATCAACCTCTGGTCAGTAAGAAGGCAATGTCATTGCTATCGCATTATTGCAGTATAATAACTAGCTTG AAATTCTCACTGGATGGCCGGTTCTTAGTCAGTGCAGACCGTGATTTCAAAATTCGG GTTACAACGTTTCCCACAAAACCTGTGAATGAAGCTCATGAGATTCAAAGTTTTTGTCTTGGCCATACTGA TTTCGTATCCTGCATAGCCTTCATTTCCAACCTGGAGTGCTCACATGGCTTTCTCATCTCTGGAAGTGGTGATTCAACT GTACGCTTGTGGGATATTCTCTGTGGATCACTCCTTGACACTTGCGACATTGGAGATAAG GTAGAACTATTAGATTCCAaagaaagagaggggtgccatTCAGCTGTCACAAGTCTCTGCACGATAGCCGATGGTGCCCTTGTTGCAGTGGCGGTTCAAAG CCTGCATGGAATCATTCTGCTGAACTGTGACCTGTCAAATCATACTCTATCGGTAGTCAAG GTGGTTTCTATAAGTGAGGAGACATTCATTCCTACTAGCCTATCGACCAGTTGCTCGACTGGGTATCTATGGATGGTAACGGGTGTATCCAGTTTGCACAATTTGGGGCACTCCTCTCTAGCCCGTGTTAAGGTCATGAGTGGTTTCAACAAGGACAATTACACTGCAAATGACGTATCTGTAGTAGAAGATGATGCAATACCTGGGGAAACAAAGCTACTCGAAAAATTGCAGGGAGGTGTAACATTCGACGATAAAGTGTTCTTGGCAGCTGCTGAAGCTGTCAAAACTGCAATGAGTAATTTGTTGACTAAGAAACAATACTCCATGGAGAAGCGCGACTTCAGAAAGAGAACAAGAAATGATAGGAAGCTTAAACAATGA